The following proteins come from a genomic window of Miscanthus floridulus cultivar M001 chromosome 2, ASM1932011v1, whole genome shotgun sequence:
- the LOC136539148 gene encoding serine/threonine-protein kinase RIPK-like, which yields MAMGKSKSSSSSTSWSALFGLGCFSSSHADRSSDGSGSGSKNVAKVASSSRPPAAPAPLPSPEDLSLSLAGSDVLTFTVEELRVATRDFSMSNFVGEGGFGPVYKGRVDERVRPGLRQPQAVAVKLLDLEGSQGHKAEVIFLGQLRHPHLVKLIGYCYQDEHRLLVYEFMARGSLEKHLFKKYSASLPWPTRLKIAIGAAKGLAFLHEAAKPVIYRDFKTSNILLDSDYTAKLSDFGLAKAGPGEDETHVSTRVMGTQGYAAPEYIMTGHLTTKSDVYSFGVVLLELLTGRKALDKNRPPREQSLVVEWARPCLRDSRRLERVMDRRLLNGHPTPSRAAHKAAGIAHQCLSVSPKSRPQMSAVVEALESLLALDDAVVEPFVYTAPPENR from the exons ATGGCCATGGGGAAGTccaagtcgtcgtcgtcgtcgacgtcgtgGTCTGCGCTGTTCGGCCTCGGCTGCTTCAGCTCTTCCCATGCCGACCGCTCTAGcgacggctccggctccggctccaagAACGTGGCCAAGGTGGCCTCCAGTTCCAGGCCTCCAGCCGCACCAGCGCCGCTGCCTTCGCCAGAGGACCTATCACTGTCGCTGGCGGGATCTGACGTGCTGACTTTCACGGTGGAGGAGCTCCGGGTGGCGACGCGGGACTTCTCGATGAGCAACTTCGTCGGCGAGGGCGGGTTCGGCCCCGTGTACAAGGGCCGCGTCGACGAGCGGGTCAGGCCCGGCCTGCGGCAGCCGCAGGCCGTCGCCGTCAAGCTGCTGGACCTCGAGGGCTCCCAGGGCCACAAG GCTGAAGTCATTTTCCTCGGGCAGCTGAGGCATCCACACCTTGTCAAACTCATCGGCTACTGCTACCAGGATGAGCACAGGCTTCTTGTGTACGAGTTCATGGCCAGGGGCAGCTTGGAGAAGCATCTCTTCAAAA AGTACTCTGCTTCCCTGCCGTGGCCGACGCGACTGAAGATCGCCATTGGAGCTGCCAAAGGTTTGGCCTTCCTCCACGAAGCTGCCAAACCCGTCATCTACCGCGACTTCAAGACCTCCAACATCCTGCTGGACTcg GACTACACGGCAAAGCTGTCGGATTTCGGGCTAGCCAAGGCTGGGCCTGGAGAAGACGAGACCCACGTGTCGACCCGAGTGATGGGCACGCAGGGCTACGCCGCACCCGAGTACATCATGACAGGGCATCTGACAACAAAgagcgacgtgtacagcttcggcgtgGTGCTCCTGGAGCTGCTCACCGGGCGGAAGGCGTTGGACAAGAACCGGCCGCCGCGAGAGCAGAGCCTGGTGGTGGAGTGGGCGCGCCCATGCCTGCGCGACTCTCGCCGGCTGGAGCGCGTCATGGACCGGAGGCTGCTGAACGGGCACCCCACGCCCAGCCGAGCAGCCCACAAGGCCGCGGGGATAGCCCACCAGTGCCTGAGTGTAAGCCCCAAATCCCGGCCCCAGATGTCTGCCGTCGTAGAGGCCCTGGAGTCGCTGCTTGCTCTAGACGATGCCGTTGTGGAGCCATTTGTGTACACGGCGCCGCCGGAGAACAGATGA